The following proteins are co-located in the Paludibaculum fermentans genome:
- a CDS encoding fucose pyrophosphorylase domain-containing protein yields MTRMPEAWDYLILTASNERQASAYESQLELRRQSGHLSRVKTTLVVADLDGRRIGSGGSTLQCLLEVLNREARTLEPGALLNGGAERILRRLRILIVHAGGDSRRLPAYGPCGKIFVPVPGESESAHGETLFDRLTPAFLDMPAGRPGEGQLLVTSGDALILFDGSGVEFAKPGLTALGCYAAAEEAALHGVFYTGEDSDIRLYLQKPSLAEQRAMGLLNESDQAILDVGVMNFDAAASAALLRTFPVELDAAGQLAWTPEVRGAMLERGVDLYREICCAMGSETTLAHYLHSARSSGSTWTDEQLTSLYPALREIPFHIQLLPGCAFLHFGSTREIISSGIALGTEDRVIPPGVTCLALNSHVNSAGSLSGAEAWVESCDVRAPFVLEGRNVAAGLNVTAPLTLPRGACIDVLRGTTRSGDSVWFIRCYGVDDEFKKPAAKGGLFCGRPVLKWLESAGLTPEDVWDPAIPASERSLWNARVFPAEAEHDFQRWLWIFHVEKANDEQLSAFAAADRYSAEEVALLADQDAFHARRAELRAAQVRASLGHLFRTKSRFSAADLAATLRRDKDPAGLANEVLTLAYERRCGAGKPRLEHLAPGRILHTLGTAVETIATAAEQCVDTVLPGLSRLLTPEVAEWMRASGFSLADGCAVGDWCGRLKTASFRQMHELILQSSLRSGGRPKNALRPDETIWGRGPARIELGGGWTDTPPYTLEYGGDVANVAVNLNGQPPIHCYCRLIEEPVIRLNSIDGGRRLEITELDELTDYRKPGDRFALSKAALAISGFSHTAGDWPADFTLRQMLAEFGGGLEMTTLVGIPKGSGLGTSSILGAVILAVVNRLMGRALDQRRLFHDVLRLEQALTTGGGWQDQAGGGVGGAKITSTLPGLIPAAHIHYVPSDLLDPKMNGGSTLLYYTGMTRIAKNILEQIVGGYLDRDRSIMQALAEEHLVARQIADALSRKDAPAFGGYVNTAWELQKRLCGTVTNGPIEALLNKVRPYVHGMRISGAGSGGFLLMVCKSPADAAQVRDILEREPLNDRSRFFDFEINHAGLEVTTC; encoded by the coding sequence ATGACCAGGATGCCGGAAGCCTGGGATTACCTGATCCTTACCGCGTCAAACGAGCGGCAGGCAAGCGCCTACGAATCGCAATTGGAGCTGCGCCGCCAGAGCGGCCATCTGTCCCGCGTCAAAACGACGCTGGTGGTGGCCGATCTGGATGGCCGCCGGATCGGCAGCGGCGGAAGTACCCTGCAGTGCCTGCTGGAAGTCCTCAATCGCGAAGCCCGCACATTGGAACCCGGCGCCCTGCTGAATGGGGGCGCCGAACGCATTTTGCGGCGCCTGCGGATCCTCATCGTACATGCCGGCGGTGATTCGCGCCGTCTGCCCGCCTATGGCCCCTGCGGCAAGATTTTCGTGCCTGTACCGGGCGAGAGTGAGAGCGCACACGGCGAGACTCTGTTCGACCGCCTGACTCCGGCCTTCCTCGACATGCCTGCGGGACGGCCCGGTGAGGGACAGTTGCTGGTCACCTCCGGCGATGCTCTGATCCTCTTCGACGGCTCCGGTGTGGAGTTCGCGAAGCCGGGTCTCACTGCGCTCGGATGCTATGCGGCGGCGGAAGAGGCCGCGCTGCACGGCGTCTTCTACACAGGCGAGGACAGCGATATCAGGCTCTACCTGCAGAAGCCTTCCCTCGCCGAACAGCGGGCGATGGGACTGCTGAACGAGTCGGACCAGGCGATCCTCGATGTGGGCGTCATGAACTTCGACGCGGCGGCCTCGGCTGCATTGCTGCGTACCTTTCCCGTCGAATTGGACGCCGCGGGCCAATTGGCCTGGACCCCTGAAGTGCGTGGCGCCATGCTCGAGCGCGGCGTCGACCTCTACCGCGAGATCTGCTGCGCGATGGGTTCGGAAACAACGTTGGCGCACTACCTGCACTCGGCGCGCTCCAGCGGATCTACCTGGACGGACGAGCAGCTTACCTCTCTCTATCCCGCACTGCGCGAAATTCCCTTCCACATCCAGCTTCTGCCCGGCTGCGCTTTCCTGCACTTCGGCTCGACCCGCGAAATCATCAGCAGCGGCATCGCGCTCGGAACGGAAGACCGCGTCATCCCGCCCGGCGTCACGTGCCTGGCGCTGAATTCACACGTGAATTCCGCTGGATCGCTCAGCGGCGCCGAGGCCTGGGTGGAGAGCTGCGACGTGCGGGCTCCCTTTGTCCTGGAAGGCCGCAACGTTGCCGCGGGCCTGAATGTCACGGCTCCTTTGACGCTGCCGCGCGGGGCGTGTATCGACGTTCTCCGCGGCACCACGCGGAGTGGCGACAGTGTCTGGTTCATCCGCTGCTATGGCGTCGACGACGAATTCAAGAAGCCCGCGGCCAAAGGCGGCCTGTTTTGCGGGCGGCCCGTGCTGAAGTGGCTGGAATCAGCAGGTCTGACGCCCGAAGACGTTTGGGACCCGGCCATTCCGGCGAGCGAACGCAGCCTCTGGAATGCGCGCGTGTTCCCGGCCGAAGCCGAGCACGACTTCCAGCGCTGGTTGTGGATCTTCCATGTCGAGAAGGCCAATGACGAGCAGTTGAGCGCCTTCGCGGCGGCCGATCGCTATAGCGCGGAAGAAGTCGCGCTGCTAGCCGATCAGGACGCCTTCCATGCGCGCCGGGCGGAATTGCGGGCCGCACAGGTTCGAGCCTCCCTGGGCCATCTCTTCCGCACGAAGAGCCGCTTCTCGGCCGCTGATCTGGCGGCGACCCTGCGCCGCGACAAGGATCCAGCCGGCCTGGCCAACGAAGTACTCACGCTGGCCTATGAGCGGCGCTGCGGAGCAGGGAAGCCCCGCCTGGAGCATCTGGCTCCGGGCCGCATTCTCCACACCCTCGGCACGGCGGTCGAGACCATTGCCACTGCAGCCGAGCAGTGTGTCGACACGGTCCTCCCCGGCCTCAGCCGCCTGCTCACTCCTGAAGTGGCGGAGTGGATGCGGGCCTCCGGCTTCTCCCTGGCCGATGGCTGTGCGGTCGGCGACTGGTGCGGCCGCTTGAAGACCGCCTCCTTCCGGCAGATGCATGAATTGATCCTCCAGAGCTCCCTGCGGTCCGGCGGCCGTCCGAAGAACGCCCTGCGGCCCGACGAGACCATCTGGGGCCGCGGTCCGGCCCGCATCGAGCTGGGCGGAGGCTGGACGGATACGCCTCCCTATACGCTCGAATACGGTGGCGACGTCGCGAACGTGGCCGTGAACCTGAACGGCCAGCCGCCCATCCATTGCTACTGCCGCCTGATCGAAGAGCCGGTCATCCGCCTCAATTCCATCGACGGCGGGCGCCGCCTGGAGATCACCGAACTCGACGAACTGACCGATTACCGCAAGCCAGGCGACCGCTTTGCCCTCTCCAAAGCCGCCTTGGCGATCTCTGGATTCTCGCACACAGCGGGCGACTGGCCGGCTGACTTCACACTGCGCCAAATGCTCGCGGAGTTCGGCGGCGGGCTTGAGATGACCACGCTCGTCGGCATTCCGAAAGGCAGTGGACTGGGCACCTCCAGCATTCTCGGGGCTGTGATCCTGGCGGTGGTCAATCGCCTGATGGGCCGCGCTTTGGATCAACGCCGGCTGTTTCACGATGTCCTGCGCCTGGAGCAGGCCCTCACCACCGGCGGCGGCTGGCAGGACCAGGCCGGCGGCGGTGTCGGCGGAGCGAAGATCACCAGTACCTTGCCCGGGCTGATTCCGGCCGCGCACATCCACTACGTGCCCAGCGATCTCCTCGATCCCAAAATGAACGGCGGCTCGACCCTGCTCTACTACACGGGCATGACCCGCATCGCCAAGAACATCCTGGAGCAGATCGTCGGCGGGTATCTCGATCGCGACCGGTCGATTATGCAGGCCCTGGCCGAGGAGCACCTTGTCGCACGCCAGATCGCCGATGCCCTCTCCCGCAAGGATGCCCCCGCTTTCGGCGGCTACGTCAACACCGCCTGGGAGCTGCAGAAACGCCTCTGCGGCACCGTCACCAACGGCCCCATCGAAGCCCTGCTCAACAAAGTACGGCCCTACGTCCATGGCATGCGGATTTCCGGCGCCGGCAGCGGCGGCTTCCTGCTGATGGTCTGCAAATCGCCGGCCGACGCCGCCCAGGTCCGCGACATCCTCGAACGAGAGCCGTTGAACGACCGTTCCCGGTTCTTCGACTTCGAAATCAACCACGCCGGGCTGGAAGTCACCACCTGCTAG
- a CDS encoding NAD-dependent epimerase/dehydratase family protein, with translation MKDQLVVVAGGGGFIGGSLVADLRNQGFKKIRAVDIKPFEQWYQISDDVENLSLDLNLKDNCETAAQGAYQIFNLAANMGGMGFIENNKALCMLSVLINTHMLQAARKSGVAKFFYSSSACVYNGDKQRDPDNPGLKEEDAYPALAEDGYGWEKLFSERMCRHFSEDFGLYTRVARFHNVYGPNGTWDGGREKAPAAICRKVIEAKLTGKHEITIWGTGHQTRSFMYIDDCVLGVQKIMNSNILEPINLGSSEMVSINQLVDLVEDIAGIKLNRTYDLGAPKGVNGRNSENTLIQKYLGWEPSIPLRTGLEKTYAWIYDQYVARAAGDVRASVVNLA, from the coding sequence ATGAAAGACCAACTTGTTGTTGTGGCGGGTGGCGGCGGCTTCATTGGCGGGAGTCTGGTGGCGGACCTGCGGAACCAGGGATTCAAGAAGATCCGGGCCGTGGACATCAAGCCGTTCGAGCAGTGGTATCAGATCTCTGACGATGTCGAAAACCTCTCGCTGGACTTGAACCTCAAGGACAATTGCGAGACCGCGGCGCAGGGCGCCTACCAGATCTTCAACCTGGCGGCCAACATGGGCGGCATGGGCTTCATCGAGAACAACAAGGCTCTATGCATGCTTTCGGTGCTGATCAACACGCACATGCTGCAGGCGGCCCGGAAGTCTGGTGTGGCCAAGTTCTTCTACTCTTCCTCCGCGTGCGTCTACAACGGCGACAAGCAGCGCGACCCTGACAATCCTGGGCTGAAGGAAGAAGATGCCTACCCCGCTCTGGCCGAAGACGGCTACGGTTGGGAGAAGCTGTTCAGCGAGCGGATGTGCCGTCACTTCTCGGAAGACTTCGGTCTCTACACCCGCGTGGCGCGTTTCCACAACGTCTACGGGCCCAACGGGACCTGGGACGGAGGCCGTGAGAAGGCGCCGGCCGCGATTTGCCGCAAGGTCATCGAAGCCAAGCTGACCGGTAAGCATGAGATCACTATCTGGGGTACGGGCCACCAGACGCGCAGCTTCATGTACATCGACGACTGCGTCCTGGGCGTGCAGAAGATCATGAACTCCAACATCCTGGAACCCATCAACCTTGGGTCCAGTGAGATGGTCAGCATCAACCAACTGGTGGACCTGGTGGAGGACATCGCCGGCATCAAGTTGAACCGGACCTACGACCTCGGCGCGCCGAAAGGTGTGAACGGCCGGAACAGTGAGAACACGCTGATTCAGAAGTACCTGGGCTGGGAGCCGAGCATCCCGCTGCGGACCGGTCTCGAAAAGACCTACGCCTGGATCTACGACCAGTACGTGGCACGCGCCGCGGGTGACGTCCGGGCCTCGGTCGTGAATCTCGCGTAA
- a CDS encoding type I phosphomannose isomerase catalytic subunit → MKPVPMSKTFLEKVWGTPDLAPWYESGGRKIGEVWFGTEGEPLPLLMKLIFTSERLSVQVHPNDEYAAKHEHSRGKTEMWHVLRAEPGAALACGLTKQITPEHLRAASLSGEIESLLNWVPVKPGDTVYVPAGTIHAIGAGVVVCEVQQQSDVTYRLYDYGRPRELHLDKAMDVSSLDPHPGIRPPVELAPGELRLAECEYFAVDALIVGAAKLYTPDPSRWQALIVLEGTGQLDRNEVKAGDGFYLPPGTDPFELESTDGMRLLRAFVP, encoded by the coding sequence ATGAAACCAGTGCCCATGTCGAAGACGTTCCTCGAAAAAGTCTGGGGGACGCCGGACCTGGCCCCCTGGTACGAATCCGGCGGCCGCAAAATCGGCGAGGTCTGGTTCGGGACCGAGGGCGAACCCCTGCCCCTGCTGATGAAACTGATCTTCACCTCAGAGCGGCTGTCGGTGCAGGTCCATCCAAATGACGAGTACGCCGCGAAGCACGAGCACAGCCGCGGCAAGACAGAGATGTGGCATGTCCTGCGCGCGGAGCCAGGCGCGGCCCTGGCCTGCGGACTCACGAAGCAGATCACGCCCGAACACCTGCGCGCAGCCTCACTTAGCGGCGAGATTGAGTCGCTGCTCAATTGGGTACCGGTGAAGCCGGGTGACACGGTCTACGTCCCGGCCGGGACCATCCACGCCATCGGCGCGGGTGTGGTTGTCTGCGAAGTGCAACAGCAGTCCGATGTCACTTACCGTCTGTACGACTATGGCCGCCCGCGCGAACTGCATCTGGACAAGGCTATGGATGTGTCGTCCCTGGACCCGCACCCTGGAATCCGGCCACCCGTCGAATTGGCGCCCGGAGAATTGCGCCTGGCTGAGTGCGAGTACTTTGCCGTCGACGCGCTCATTGTCGGAGCTGCGAAGTTGTACACCCCCGATCCCTCCCGCTGGCAGGCGCTGATCGTCCTGGAAGGCACTGGGCAGCTCGACCGGAACGAGGTGAAGGCCGGCGACGGCTTCTACCTGCCGCCCGGCACGGATCCGTTCGAGTTGGAGAGCACGGACGGTATGCGGCTGCTGCGCGCCTTCGTCCCGTAG
- a CDS encoding zinc-dependent alcohol dehydrogenase, whose amino-acid sequence MKAAFYHGHEQITIGDSTPRAPGPGEAQIRVSHCGICGTDLHIFHGKMDHRVQMPQIIGHEMSGTLTAVGEGVTGWAAGDRVTVRPLDSCGACPACLAGHNHICMNLKFIGIDTPGAMQGLWTVPAHTLHRLPENLGFEQGALIEPLAVACHDVRLGEVKPGEYAVVQGGGPIGMLIALVARAAGARVLISEINPFRLALARELALEAVNPTELDLVEHVNSQTGGAGADVVFEVTGVPAAAEMMTKLPRTRGRIVMVAIYSQPAPVTLFQFFWRELRLIGARVYEPQDFEQAIALAASGSLPLDRIITSVLPLEGLESGFREMERGGAVMKVLIQCS is encoded by the coding sequence ATGAAAGCCGCCTTCTATCACGGCCACGAACAGATCACGATCGGGGACTCCACGCCGCGAGCGCCCGGGCCCGGCGAAGCCCAGATCCGCGTCTCCCATTGCGGAATCTGCGGCACCGATCTCCACATCTTCCACGGCAAGATGGACCACCGCGTCCAAATGCCGCAGATCATCGGACACGAGATGTCCGGCACGCTCACCGCCGTCGGCGAAGGCGTCACCGGATGGGCGGCGGGCGATCGCGTCACCGTCCGGCCCCTGGATAGCTGCGGCGCGTGCCCGGCGTGCCTGGCCGGCCACAACCACATCTGCATGAATCTGAAGTTCATTGGGATTGATACTCCTGGCGCCATGCAGGGCCTGTGGACCGTGCCGGCCCACACGCTCCACCGGCTGCCGGAAAACCTCGGCTTCGAACAAGGCGCCCTCATCGAACCCCTCGCCGTGGCCTGCCACGACGTCCGCCTGGGCGAGGTGAAGCCCGGCGAGTACGCAGTGGTGCAGGGCGGCGGCCCCATCGGCATGCTGATCGCGCTGGTGGCGCGCGCGGCCGGCGCCCGCGTCCTCATCTCCGAGATCAACCCCTTCCGCCTGGCACTGGCCCGGGAACTCGCCCTGGAAGCCGTCAATCCCACCGAACTCGATCTGGTCGAGCATGTGAACAGCCAGACCGGCGGCGCGGGCGCCGACGTCGTCTTTGAAGTCACAGGCGTCCCGGCAGCGGCCGAGATGATGACGAAACTGCCCCGCACGCGCGGCCGCATCGTCATGGTCGCCATCTACTCCCAGCCCGCGCCGGTCACCCTGTTCCAGTTCTTCTGGCGAGAGCTCCGGCTGATCGGGGCCCGCGTCTACGAACCGCAGGATTTCGAGCAGGCCATCGCGCTCGCCGCCTCCGGCAGCCTGCCGCTCGACCGCATCATCACCAGCGTGCTCCCCCTCGAAGGCCTGGAATCGGGCTTCCGGGAGATGGAGCGCGGCGGCGCCGTCATGAAAGTTCTGATCCAGTGTTCCTAA
- a CDS encoding SDR family oxidoreductase translates to MSIFDLFKLDGKTALVTGCKRGIGLAMAQALAEAGADIIGVSKTLEPSGSAVEKAVTALGRQFSAYTCDFSNRAAVQAFADRVNAEHPVIDILINNAGTILRKPAAEHPDEYWDEVINTNLNAQWTLAREIGKHMVERGSGKIIFTASLLTFQGGITVPGYAASKGAVGQLTKALANEWAGKGVNVNAIAPGYVATDNTTALRADPVRNPAILARIPAGRWGQPEDFMGATVFLASNASNYVSGEILVVDGGWMGR, encoded by the coding sequence ATGTCCATCTTCGATCTCTTCAAACTCGACGGAAAAACCGCCCTTGTCACAGGCTGCAAACGCGGCATCGGACTCGCCATGGCGCAGGCCCTGGCCGAAGCTGGAGCCGACATCATCGGCGTCAGCAAGACCCTGGAGCCCTCGGGTTCCGCCGTGGAGAAGGCGGTCACCGCCCTGGGCCGCCAGTTCTCGGCCTATACCTGCGACTTCTCCAACCGCGCCGCGGTCCAGGCGTTCGCCGACCGGGTGAACGCGGAACACCCCGTGATCGACATCCTCATCAATAACGCCGGGACCATTCTGCGCAAGCCCGCGGCCGAGCATCCGGACGAATACTGGGACGAAGTCATCAACACCAACCTGAATGCCCAGTGGACGCTGGCCCGAGAGATCGGCAAGCACATGGTGGAGCGCGGCTCCGGCAAGATCATCTTCACCGCCTCGCTGCTCACGTTCCAGGGTGGCATTACCGTACCCGGCTACGCCGCCAGCAAGGGGGCCGTCGGCCAGTTAACAAAGGCCCTGGCGAACGAATGGGCGGGCAAGGGCGTGAATGTGAATGCCATCGCGCCGGGCTATGTAGCCACCGACAACACCACCGCGCTGCGGGCCGATCCCGTGCGCAATCCGGCCATCCTGGCCCGGATCCCGGCCGGCCGCTGGGGTCAGCCGGAAGATTTCATGGGCGCCACCGTGTTTCTCGCGTCCAATGCGTCCAACTATGTCA
- a CDS encoding LacI family DNA-binding transcriptional regulator, with amino-acid sequence MAVRLKDIARDLGVSVVTVSKVLRNHSDISDETRDRVLKRMKELNYRPNLAARALVTGRSFSVGLVVPDLVHPFFAEVAKGLSKILRKKGYSLLIASSEEDPELEQQELDMMLARRVDALVVASAQWTVESFRRIEEQKTPYVLIDRQFAGLAANFVGVDDEAVGALATSHLIEQGCSRIAHIRGPELSTGLGRLEGYRRALAKHGLAPLPGYVVMGRSVDNLSDTSGHEAMLRLLELQPRPDGVFCYNDPTAMGAMKAILDGGLRVPEDVAVIGAGNVNYAGLLRVPLSSIDQHSDSIGERAGKLALSLVESKTAVRPRTVLLDPGLVVRASSARA; translated from the coding sequence ATGGCAGTTCGACTCAAGGACATCGCACGCGACCTCGGGGTGAGCGTCGTGACCGTGTCCAAGGTGCTCCGCAACCACTCCGATATCAGTGACGAGACGAGGGATCGCGTCCTGAAACGGATGAAGGAGCTGAACTACCGTCCCAATCTGGCCGCCCGAGCCCTGGTGACCGGCCGCAGCTTTTCCGTCGGGCTCGTCGTGCCGGACCTGGTGCATCCGTTCTTTGCGGAAGTTGCCAAGGGCCTGTCGAAGATCCTGCGCAAGAAAGGCTACAGCCTGCTGATCGCCAGTTCGGAAGAAGATCCGGAACTCGAGCAGCAGGAGTTGGACATGATGCTGGCGCGGCGGGTGGATGCCCTGGTGGTCGCCTCGGCCCAGTGGACGGTGGAGAGCTTCCGGCGCATTGAAGAGCAGAAGACTCCGTACGTCCTGATCGACCGGCAGTTCGCCGGGCTGGCGGCGAATTTCGTAGGGGTAGACGATGAGGCGGTCGGCGCGCTGGCGACTTCCCACCTGATTGAGCAGGGATGCAGCAGGATTGCGCACATCCGTGGTCCGGAGCTGAGCACGGGCCTGGGGCGTCTGGAAGGCTACAGGCGGGCGCTCGCGAAGCACGGCCTGGCGCCGTTGCCAGGCTATGTGGTGATGGGACGCTCCGTCGACAACCTGAGCGACACCAGCGGCCACGAAGCGATGCTGCGGCTGCTGGAGCTGCAACCGCGCCCTGACGGAGTGTTCTGCTACAACGATCCGACGGCCATGGGCGCCATGAAGGCGATACTGGACGGCGGACTGCGGGTGCCGGAAGATGTGGCCGTGATCGGCGCGGGCAATGTGAACTACGCGGGGCTGCTGCGGGTGCCGCTTTCGAGCATCGACCAGCACAGCGACAGCATTGGAGAGCGAGCCGGGAAGCTGGCGCTGAGCCTGGTGGAGTCGAAGACGGCCGTCAGGCCGCGGACTGTGCTGCTGGACCCGGGGCTGGTGGTCCGGGCTTCCAGCGCCCGGGCGTAG
- a CDS encoding mannose-1-phosphate guanylyltransferase: MRYAMILAGGSGVRLWPMSRARQPKQLIPFIGGRSLLQVAADRLEGLVVQDHRYICAAEKQRAMILEGLPGWSDDQFLGEPAGRDTLNAVGYSAAVIAQRDPDAVIAVFTADHLIEPQDEFRRIVGEAFDLVEANPTTLATFGIAPVSAATGYGYLQLGEPLSGAARRVVRFQEKPDLETAQNFLAAGPERYLWNSGMFVWRADTLLDCIRRYEPQIHASLMEIAAAWDGPERAATVERVYPTLKKISIDYAVMEPASRDTTVQVAAVPMPLKWLDVGSWPSFAETCEQDEHANAIGAKSITLDASGNLLASSDPGHLLAMVGCEDLIVIHTPDATMVCRKDRAEDIKKLHALLGERFGAEYL, translated from the coding sequence ATGCGATACGCGATGATACTCGCCGGGGGATCCGGCGTGCGCCTCTGGCCCATGAGCCGGGCGCGGCAACCCAAACAACTGATTCCATTTATCGGAGGCCGGAGCCTGCTACAGGTGGCGGCGGACCGGCTGGAAGGGCTGGTGGTCCAGGACCACCGCTACATCTGCGCCGCCGAAAAGCAGCGCGCCATGATCCTCGAAGGCCTGCCAGGCTGGAGCGACGATCAGTTCCTGGGCGAACCCGCGGGCCGCGATACGCTCAACGCGGTTGGCTACAGCGCCGCCGTCATCGCGCAGCGCGATCCAGACGCGGTCATCGCCGTCTTCACGGCCGATCACCTCATCGAACCGCAGGACGAGTTCCGGCGCATCGTCGGCGAGGCATTCGACCTCGTCGAAGCGAACCCGACCACGCTCGCCACCTTCGGCATCGCCCCGGTGTCGGCGGCCACCGGCTACGGCTACCTGCAACTCGGGGAACCCTTGAGTGGCGCGGCGCGCCGCGTGGTGCGCTTCCAGGAAAAGCCCGACTTGGAGACGGCCCAGAACTTCCTGGCCGCCGGCCCGGAGCGCTACCTCTGGAACAGCGGCATGTTTGTCTGGCGCGCCGACACGCTGCTCGACTGCATCCGCCGCTACGAGCCGCAGATCCACGCGTCGCTGATGGAGATCGCGGCAGCCTGGGACGGACCTGAACGCGCCGCCACGGTGGAGCGCGTCTATCCCACCCTCAAAAAGATCAGCATCGACTATGCCGTGATGGAACCTGCCTCCCGCGACACCACCGTGCAGGTGGCCGCCGTGCCCATGCCCCTGAAATGGCTGGATGTCGGCAGTTGGCCCAGCTTCGCCGAGACCTGCGAGCAGGACGAGCACGCCAACGCAATCGGGGCGAAGAGCATCACCCTGGACGCCTCAGGCAATCTGCTGGCTTCCAGCGACCCCGGCCACCTGCTGGCCATGGTCGGGTGCGAGGATCTCATCGTGATCCATACACCCGACGCCACGATGGTCTGCCGCAAGGACCGGGCCGAGGACATCAAGAAACTGCACGCGCTGCTCGGAGAGCGCTTTGGAGCGGAATACCTATGA